The Sulfolobus acidocaldarius DSM 639 genome has a window encoding:
- the glpK gene encoding glycerol kinase GlpK, which produces MAEKYVIAIDEGTTSARAIVFDKELNILGIGQNEFTQYYPQPGYVEHSPEEIWQAQLLAINKALEKAKIDRNNILSIGITNQRETTVMWDTRTGKPIYNAIVWQDRRTAPITDYLKANYLRLIKDRTGLVPDPYFSASKIKWILDNIPNAREKAEKGEIKFGTIDTYLIWKLTNGKAHVTDYSNASRTMLFNIRKLEWDREILEILNIPEAILPDVKPSSEIYGYAEILNSSIPISGDAGDQQAALFGQIAFNQGDVKCTYGTGSFILLNTGSNLVSSNDLLTTIAWGVGKGITYALEGSIFITGAAVQWFRDGLRAIDVSDEIEPLAGSVPDNGGVYFVPAFTGLGAPYWDPYARGLIIGITRGTTKAHIARAILESMAYQTMDVLGIMQRDSGIKIDALKVDGGASKNDLLMQFQADILKMKVVRPKIMETTSMGVAMLAGLSVGYWNSMDELKQKWKIDQVFEPKMDDEYREKLYSGWKEAVRRALGWAKTIGG; this is translated from the coding sequence ATGGCTGAAAAATACGTGATAGCCATAGACGAGGGAACTACTAGTGCGAGAGCTATCGTTTTTGACAAGGAATTAAACATTCTAGGAATAGGGCAAAACGAGTTTACTCAATACTATCCTCAACCGGGTTATGTAGAGCATAGTCCTGAGGAAATATGGCAAGCTCAGTTGTTAGCTATAAATAAAGCATTAGAGAAAGCTAAGATAGATCGAAACAATATTTTGAGTATAGGTATAACGAATCAAAGAGAGACTACAGTGATGTGGGATACTAGAACGGGGAAACCGATATATAATGCTATTGTTTGGCAAGATAGGAGAACTGCCCCAATAACTGATTACCTTAAAGCTAACTATTTGAGGTTGATAAAGGATAGGACAGGTTTAGTGCCAGACCCATACTTTAGTGCATCTAAGATAAAGTGGATTTTAGATAATATACCTAATGCTAGAGAGAAGGCAGAAAAAGGGGAAATAAAGTTTGGAACTATAGATACTTACTTAATATGGAAATTAACTAACGGTAAAGCTCATGTAACTGATTATTCAAACGCGTCTAGGACTATGCTATTTAATATAAGAAAATTAGAGTGGGACAGAGAAATATTGGAAATACTTAACATACCCGAGGCTATTTTACCTGATGTAAAGCCTTCAAGCGAGATTTATGGTTACGCTGAGATTCTTAATTCTTCTATACCTATATCAGGAGACGCTGGAGACCAACAGGCTGCGTTGTTTGGTCAAATAGCATTCAACCAAGGAGATGTGAAATGCACATATGGTACTGGTAGTTTCATTTTACTTAATACAGGGAGTAACTTAGTTTCCTCTAACGATCTGCTAACAACTATAGCATGGGGGGTAGGTAAAGGAATCACATATGCTTTAGAGGGCAGTATATTCATCACTGGGGCAGCTGTTCAATGGTTCAGAGATGGTCTTAGAGCTATAGATGTATCTGATGAAATAGAACCTTTAGCCGGTAGCGTTCCAGATAATGGTGGGGTGTATTTCGTCCCTGCATTTACGGGATTAGGAGCACCATACTGGGACCCTTACGCAAGGGGACTAATAATAGGAATAACTAGGGGTACTACTAAGGCTCACATTGCTAGAGCGATATTAGAATCGATGGCATATCAGACAATGGATGTGTTAGGAATAATGCAGAGGGACTCTGGGATAAAGATAGACGCACTTAAGGTAGATGGTGGTGCCTCAAAGAACGACTTACTAATGCAATTTCAAGCTGACATACTTAAAATGAAAGTAGTAAGACCGAAGATTATGGAAACGACTTCGATGGGAGTTGCGATGCTAGCAGGCTTAAGTGTAGGGTATTGGAACTCTATGGATGAGTTAAAACAGAAGTGGAAAATTGACCAGGTATTTGAACCTAAGATGGATGATGAATATAGGGAAAAATTATATTCAGGATGGAAAGAAGCAGTGAGAAGAGCCTTAGGTTGGGCTAAGACTATTGGGGGTTGA
- a CDS encoding aquaporin, with protein sequence MASEVVRDSLWRYFAEFVGTFILMLFGDGAVVASLVTNGTSPGYGFIMISWGFGVVLAIYAVGPISGAHINPNVTLAFAVTKRMKWRDVIPYILFQTLGAAAAAGILLAWWGSIITKMDPPPTLYAQVGASFFTEYPNPSFWGQYWPKELLLPNSASGTSLFSEVNQVFPLWIGAFAELLMTFLLLLIVLAVTDTDSPFFNQSLAPWAIGIGYVMPFLLFEAQLTGGMINEARSWGPMLALYLFGYRTGAFNFRGQYFFVYGIPDFIGGILGALFWDYVLKPYLKYLKSNNKK encoded by the coding sequence ATGGCATCGGAAGTTGTAAGGGATAGTTTGTGGAGGTATTTTGCTGAATTTGTGGGTACCTTTATCTTAATGCTCTTCGGTGATGGTGCAGTAGTAGCGTCCTTAGTAACTAACGGTACATCACCGGGTTATGGATTTATTATGATATCATGGGGATTCGGAGTTGTCTTAGCAATTTACGCTGTAGGTCCAATAAGTGGAGCTCATATAAATCCAAACGTTACGTTAGCTTTCGCAGTTACAAAAAGGATGAAGTGGAGAGATGTAATTCCCTATATATTGTTCCAAACGTTAGGAGCAGCTGCTGCAGCAGGAATATTACTAGCCTGGTGGGGTAGCATTATTACTAAAATGGATCCTCCACCCACTTTATATGCCCAAGTAGGAGCATCGTTTTTTACAGAATATCCAAATCCATCCTTCTGGGGTCAATATTGGCCTAAAGAATTACTGCTACCAAATTCAGCGAGCGGGACTTCACTGTTTTCTGAAGTTAATCAAGTATTTCCGTTATGGATAGGTGCTTTCGCTGAATTGCTGATGACTTTCTTACTCTTATTGATAGTCTTAGCGGTTACTGACACTGATTCACCGTTTTTCAATCAAAGCTTAGCTCCATGGGCTATTGGTATAGGTTATGTGATGCCATTCTTATTGTTTGAGGCTCAACTAACGGGGGGTATGATAAATGAGGCCAGAAGCTGGGGACCAATGCTAGCCCTTTACTTATTTGGGTATAGAACTGGAGCGTTCAACTTTAGAGGGCAGTATTTCTTCGTCTATGGTATCCCAGATTTTATAGGAGGCATCTTAGGTGCTCTGTTCTGGGATTACGTATTGAAGCCATATCTTAAATATCTAAAAAGCAATAATAAAAAATAA
- a CDS encoding DUF917 domain-containing protein — MYRVSERDIYHLAIGSSVLGSGGGGNPFLGYEILKTKMKELNKDELYYEQEIADNDFIIGVGGMGSPLVGIEKIPAGTEYFKAYECLSKFLKREASRITSIEIGGINSVVPFIASLFANKPLVDGDLEGRAFPELYMTTSHFIGINATPMCIVDERGNQVILDSVDNYYAEKIARSITVRFGGRGYIAIYPMNGESYIKSAILGSISLSIDIGKILNNEGLDSMLDYVKGRILFHGKVIDVRRTNLPGFNSAIVTIQGLEEYKDYIAKLYVKNEYLLFEVNNNIVSIAPNIINLVDYRNKIITSDMIKYGIRVRVIGIPVSPKWREIGGEEIISKNILNEYKKLLNL, encoded by the coding sequence ATGTATAGGGTTTCTGAGAGAGATATATATCATTTAGCGATAGGTAGTTCAGTTTTAGGCTCCGGAGGAGGAGGTAATCCGTTTCTAGGATATGAAATATTAAAGACGAAAATGAAAGAACTCAATAAAGACGAGCTATATTATGAACAGGAAATAGCTGATAATGATTTCATTATTGGAGTAGGAGGTATGGGATCTCCATTGGTAGGTATAGAAAAAATACCAGCTGGTACAGAATATTTTAAAGCCTATGAATGTTTATCTAAATTTCTCAAGAGAGAAGCATCCAGGATAACATCAATAGAAATAGGTGGTATAAACTCTGTGGTACCATTTATTGCCTCGTTATTCGCCAATAAGCCCTTAGTTGATGGTGATTTGGAGGGAAGAGCTTTTCCAGAACTTTATATGACTACTTCGCATTTTATCGGTATAAATGCTACGCCAATGTGCATAGTAGATGAGAGGGGTAATCAAGTAATTTTAGACTCTGTTGATAACTACTATGCTGAAAAAATCGCTAGAAGTATAACTGTTAGATTTGGAGGAAGAGGTTATATTGCTATTTATCCTATGAATGGAGAGAGTTATATTAAAAGTGCAATACTAGGGAGTATTTCGCTTAGCATAGATATCGGTAAAATACTGAATAATGAAGGACTGGATTCCATGTTAGATTATGTTAAGGGTAGGATTCTCTTTCATGGAAAAGTTATAGATGTAAGAAGAACTAATTTGCCAGGTTTCAACTCAGCTATAGTAACGATTCAAGGTTTAGAGGAATACAAGGATTACATTGCTAAGTTATACGTTAAGAATGAATACTTATTATTTGAAGTCAATAATAATATTGTTTCAATTGCACCAAATATAATAAATCTTGTAGATTATAGAAATAAAATAATTACGTCAGATATGATTAAATACGGTATTAGGGTTAGAGTTATCGGAATTCCCGTTTCACCAAAATGGAGAGAAATAGGAGGAGAAGAGATAATTTCAAAAAATATATTAAATGAGTATAAAAAATTATTAAATCTTTAA
- a CDS encoding hydantoinase/oxoprolinase N-terminal domain-containing protein: MAIKIGVDIGSTHTDAVALEGRNLIYATKVETTPDLTEGLLNAITEVIKNLGERKNEIKALMIGTTHGLNAIHQAKRLNRVAVIRIGLPAGEGVPPLMEWPEGLRSFVTSVHLVRGGHEYTGEEILPLDENKIYQIASEINGKVDSVAITSIFSIVNPEHENRVKDILLKEGISVPITLSHQIGGIGLIERENATILNSLILNIFNNLIQILQSLLHKLGLENVELYFAQNDGTIASAQFIKKFPIFTVAGPVSNSIRGAHLLTGITDAIVMDIGGTTTNVGVLYKGYPRESASPVEIAGIRTNFRMPDIYTLALGGGTIIRGEEIGPESVGFMLTKRGLSWGGDTFTTTDVSMVVKGIKIEGSNPELVRNKYLDGYLKKIYNKMVESWENAIDIMKTSKEDVIVIGVGGGSIMLPEILKGSSKLVIPKNAQYANAIGCTLTKVGATIERTFSYEQTNRDIAIKSLIEEAKKTAISAGAIETSIEVREIEELQMPYLPGNAIKVSVKVVGELKI, from the coding sequence ATGGCTATAAAAATTGGTGTAGATATAGGTAGTACGCACACTGACGCAGTAGCACTAGAAGGAAGAAACTTAATATATGCTACAAAAGTAGAAACCACACCAGATCTAACAGAGGGATTACTTAACGCTATAACTGAGGTTATAAAAAACCTTGGTGAGAGGAAAAATGAAATTAAAGCTTTAATGATAGGGACTACTCATGGATTAAATGCGATACATCAAGCTAAAAGGCTAAATAGAGTAGCTGTCATTAGGATAGGATTACCTGCTGGAGAGGGCGTTCCTCCTCTTATGGAGTGGCCAGAAGGGCTCAGATCCTTTGTTACTAGCGTGCATTTAGTAAGAGGAGGACATGAATATACTGGAGAAGAGATACTACCTCTCGATGAAAACAAGATATATCAAATAGCTAGTGAGATAAATGGAAAAGTTGATAGTGTAGCGATAACATCAATATTTTCCATAGTTAATCCAGAGCACGAGAACAGAGTTAAGGATATTTTATTAAAGGAAGGAATAAGCGTACCAATAACGTTGTCACATCAAATAGGAGGTATTGGCCTTATAGAAAGGGAAAATGCTACAATACTTAACTCATTAATCCTAAACATTTTTAATAATTTAATACAAATTTTACAATCTCTTCTTCATAAGCTCGGTTTAGAAAATGTAGAACTTTATTTTGCTCAGAATGATGGTACTATCGCTTCTGCACAATTCATTAAAAAGTTTCCCATATTCACAGTAGCAGGACCAGTTTCAAATAGTATAAGAGGAGCTCATTTACTAACGGGAATAACAGACGCTATTGTTATGGATATCGGAGGCACAACAACCAATGTTGGAGTTCTGTATAAGGGATATCCAAGGGAATCAGCAAGTCCAGTTGAGATAGCCGGAATAAGAACGAATTTTAGAATGCCAGACATATACACTTTAGCATTAGGTGGAGGGACAATTATAAGAGGAGAAGAAATAGGGCCAGAGAGCGTGGGTTTCATGCTTACCAAAAGAGGATTATCTTGGGGAGGAGATACTTTTACTACTACTGACGTTTCAATGGTGGTTAAGGGAATCAAGATTGAGGGATCTAACCCAGAACTTGTAAGAAATAAATACTTAGATGGATACCTTAAAAAGATTTACAATAAAATGGTAGAATCCTGGGAGAACGCCATAGACATTATGAAAACTTCTAAGGAAGACGTTATAGTGATAGGAGTAGGAGGAGGAAGCATTATGCTGCCGGAAATTTTGAAAGGCTCTTCTAAGTTGGTAATTCCTAAAAATGCCCAGTATGCTAATGCTATTGGATGTACACTAACTAAAGTTGGGGCTACGATAGAGAGAACCTTCTCATATGAACAGACAAATAGAGATATTGCAATTAAATCACTAATAGAGGAAGCTAAGAAGACTGCGATATCGGCTGGGGCTATTGAAACATCGATAGAAGTTAGGGAAATTGAGGAGTTGCAAATGCCATATTTACCGGGTAATGCCATAAAGGTAAGCGTGAAGGTTGTGGGAGAATTAAAGATTTAA
- a CDS encoding DUF917 domain-containing protein, with the protein METYTIRSSDVNNLVTGAAFLGTGGGGDPYIGGLMLKRAIERRGPVEVIRNAKSNNAQVVGSAMMGAPIVMIEKIPSGDEANKALKIYSEITGRKVEYITPLEIGGVNSTIPLIVASALGLPVLDGDGMGRAFPELQMTTFYFYGVDPSPVIVLDERGNVSVVEGIDGVWAEKIARVITLRYGGAAYISLYGTTLNMYNKTAVLDTLSLALHIGELLNQIKFNEVLDYLKAKILFKGKVIDVIRRIEKGFSRGFVVIEGMEEYSNKSLKIDFQNEFLIATLEDNVLVSVPDLITVLDMFTFKPITTDRIKYGQKVLIIGIPAHERLRTKEALKYIGPRVFGYNIDYEPIEKRNDVTWL; encoded by the coding sequence ATGGAAACATATACTATAAGGTCTTCGGACGTAAATAATTTGGTGACTGGCGCTGCTTTCTTAGGTACTGGAGGGGGAGGAGATCCATACATAGGAGGCTTAATGCTCAAGAGAGCTATAGAGAGAAGGGGACCAGTAGAAGTGATAAGAAATGCCAAAAGTAATAACGCCCAAGTGGTCGGAAGTGCTATGATGGGTGCTCCAATAGTTATGATAGAGAAGATACCGAGCGGAGATGAGGCTAATAAAGCACTAAAAATATACTCAGAAATTACGGGTAGAAAAGTTGAATACATTACTCCTTTGGAAATAGGTGGGGTGAATTCAACTATTCCTCTTATAGTTGCTTCAGCTTTAGGCTTACCAGTATTGGATGGAGATGGTATGGGAAGAGCGTTTCCAGAACTCCAGATGACTACGTTTTATTTTTATGGAGTAGATCCATCTCCAGTAATAGTTCTAGATGAGAGGGGAAACGTTTCGGTAGTAGAAGGAATAGATGGTGTATGGGCTGAAAAAATAGCTAGGGTTATCACTCTGAGATATGGCGGAGCAGCATATATATCCCTCTATGGAACCACGTTAAACATGTATAATAAAACGGCAGTCTTAGATACGTTATCTTTAGCGCTACATATAGGTGAATTGTTAAATCAGATTAAGTTCAATGAAGTATTAGATTACTTAAAAGCTAAAATATTGTTTAAGGGAAAGGTTATTGACGTTATCAGAAGAATAGAGAAGGGATTTTCGAGAGGGTTTGTTGTAATAGAAGGAATGGAGGAGTATTCTAATAAATCCTTAAAAATAGATTTTCAGAATGAGTTCTTGATTGCAACTCTTGAAGATAATGTGCTAGTTTCAGTTCCAGATCTGATAACTGTTTTAGACATGTTTACCTTTAAACCAATAACAACTGATAGGATCAAATACGGTCAGAAAGTCTTGATAATAGGAATTCCCGCTCATGAAAGGCTCAGAACAAAAGAGGCATTAAAATATATAGGACCTAGAGTTTTTGGTTACAACATAGATTATGAACCAATAGAGAAGAGGAATGATGTAACATGGCTATAA
- a CDS encoding purine-cytosine permease family protein, which yields MEGKKSKEETSKFDDYSLEEVPKQSRYGFYNMFLVFASVYGAIAVIWAGGALGYGLTFSQAIIAVLGGTIVLTILGGLAASIGAYSGLSTYVLWRFPLGRWGGKIAGFLLITVTTGIGWYAVETWLFGIVMNEIFPNNPFFSVGFAAIWGGIIMIVMTYIGYKMLSFLSYFTIPFHIWLIAIGIAIVIALKGGFSAVMSAAPTSHMSLLDGISATVGLYSAGTIISPDIARFGKTAKDASVAWVAHIIFLYPFLILGGVAMVLVTGTYLVTNAMLELGMGAGVLLIIVFGQFIINTDNLYSGSLSLVNLYPMRRELASVINGVIGTAVAAYVGFTAGSSITPFENFITVLGNILPPVGGIVIADFFIVRSYLKGVKDPHERYKFKPGNAYYNLNIAGVVALGLGALVGFIVPYGIPAINALITGFLAYILIYYIFELLGKSPEILPYTYKGGRLS from the coding sequence ATGGAAGGAAAAAAAAGTAAAGAGGAAACTTCAAAATTTGATGATTATTCACTAGAAGAAGTACCTAAGCAGTCCAGATACGGATTCTATAACATGTTTTTAGTGTTTGCTTCTGTTTATGGTGCTATAGCTGTAATATGGGCTGGAGGAGCATTAGGGTATGGTTTAACATTCAGTCAGGCAATAATAGCAGTGTTAGGTGGTACTATAGTGCTAACAATCTTAGGTGGGCTAGCTGCCTCCATAGGTGCATATAGTGGACTTTCGACCTACGTATTATGGAGATTTCCTCTAGGTAGATGGGGAGGAAAAATTGCTGGATTTTTGTTAATTACAGTAACTACTGGAATTGGTTGGTATGCTGTTGAGACATGGCTATTTGGTATAGTTATGAATGAGATATTTCCCAATAATCCTTTCTTTTCGGTTGGTTTCGCAGCAATTTGGGGAGGTATAATAATGATCGTGATGACGTATATAGGATATAAAATGCTATCGTTCTTAAGCTATTTTACAATTCCATTTCATATATGGTTAATTGCAATAGGTATTGCGATAGTGATTGCATTAAAAGGTGGATTTTCCGCTGTCATGTCTGCTGCACCAACATCACATATGAGTTTATTAGACGGAATATCAGCCACTGTAGGATTATATAGCGCAGGAACTATAATATCCCCGGACATAGCTAGATTTGGTAAAACCGCAAAAGACGCTAGTGTAGCCTGGGTAGCACACATAATTTTCCTCTATCCCTTCCTGATATTAGGCGGCGTGGCAATGGTTCTAGTAACTGGTACATATTTAGTCACTAACGCTATGCTAGAATTAGGTATGGGAGCTGGTGTATTACTGATTATAGTATTTGGTCAATTCATAATAAATACAGATAACCTATATAGTGGATCTTTATCTCTTGTTAACTTATATCCGATGAGAAGAGAGTTAGCATCAGTGATTAATGGTGTAATAGGGACCGCCGTTGCAGCATATGTAGGATTTACCGCAGGTTCATCTATAACTCCCTTTGAAAATTTTATAACCGTATTAGGAAACATACTTCCACCTGTGGGAGGTATAGTAATTGCTGACTTCTTCATTGTAAGAAGTTACTTAAAAGGAGTTAAAGACCCTCATGAAAGGTATAAGTTTAAACCTGGTAACGCTTACTATAATCTTAATATTGCTGGTGTAGTAGCATTAGGATTGGGTGCACTAGTAGGATTTATAGTTCCATATGGTATACCTGCAATAAACGCATTGATAACAGGTTTCTTAGCATATATTCTAATATACTACATTTTTGAATTACTAGGGAAAAGTCCAGAGATCTTACCCTACACTTATAAAGGTGGGAGATTATCATGA
- a CDS encoding Lrp/AsnC family transcriptional regulator, translating to MAKKWEDILSKYLDEKDIKILKILNNNANTSDAKIAREIGLSKTTIRMRRLRLENKKILKVIGVVVLQNLGVPYADVLVKLKNVKELRQTYIKSLLSNELIYEISEYVGEWDLLVRVFHSDPVQLKEEILTIINHDAVMDYKINFAIRSHKAWGATILE from the coding sequence ATGGCAAAAAAATGGGAAGATATACTTTCTAAATACCTTGATGAAAAGGACATTAAGATTTTAAAAATATTGAATAACAACGCTAACACTTCAGATGCTAAGATAGCTAGAGAAATAGGATTATCAAAAACTACTATTAGAATGAGAAGGTTGAGATTAGAAAATAAGAAAATTCTGAAAGTCATAGGAGTTGTAGTTCTTCAAAATCTAGGTGTACCTTATGCTGATGTACTTGTGAAATTAAAGAATGTAAAAGAACTAAGACAGACCTACATAAAGTCTTTGCTTTCCAATGAACTAATTTATGAGATATCTGAATATGTAGGAGAATGGGATCTTCTGGTAAGAGTTTTTCATTCTGATCCAGTTCAGTTAAAGGAGGAGATTTTAACTATAATCAATCACGATGCTGTGATGGATTACAAGATAAATTTTGCAATAAGATCCCATAAGGCGTGGGGCGCTACAATTCTAGAGTGA
- a CDS encoding hydantoinase/oxoprolinase family protein translates to MIRIGIDIGGAFTDLVYYDQSNDEFEWIKVETTTQDPSIGVIRAVDESKVDLKNANEIIHGQTLAINTIIERKGAKVGLITTKGFRDILEIQRANRRDMYNFKYKKPESFVPRYLRREVSERISSSGEIISPLKIEELKIVVNDLVKKGVESIAVSLINSYVNSAHELKVKELLKEILGDSVFISLSHEITREWGEYERTNTVVLNAYIKPKMNNYLRKLKKEIDKRGFKGKYYAMLSNGGMATFDFTMDFPITTLESGPVAGIIGAIAIGELAHEKNIIGLDGGSTTTKASLVENLMPNIITDYYIERNPYSPGYPVKVPTIDIVEVGNGGTSIAWIDEIDNLKVGPRAAGSYPGPAAYGRGATEPTVTDAYILSGLLNPNELLGGKLKVRRDLAEKAIKRIADHYKISVDEAAEGIVRLANNNAVNVIRLVSVQRGYDPRDFVLIAYGGSGPMFAPFIAEELDLKKVIVPFVPPGVFSAWGMLVADIRHDLVKTELVRIDKEDAINKINSVFDELEKKILQFFASEGFNANDVMIFREAEMRYYGQSHTVKVNVMNGELRDKEIGEIINKFHLQHEATYSFKSASPIEIVNFRVYGIIRAKKVPLLKRKLNGNSIKESTRNVFINGKYEEFKVYDKSTLSTDCKVHGPAILEDPTSTIIILKGQRGEIDDYGNVIITR, encoded by the coding sequence ATGATAAGAATTGGAATAGACATAGGAGGCGCATTTACGGACTTGGTGTATTATGACCAGAGCAATGATGAGTTCGAGTGGATCAAAGTAGAGACTACTACGCAAGATCCTTCGATAGGCGTAATAAGAGCTGTAGATGAATCAAAAGTCGATTTGAAAAATGCAAACGAGATTATTCACGGTCAAACGTTAGCTATAAACACTATAATAGAGAGAAAGGGAGCTAAAGTAGGGCTTATTACTACGAAGGGATTTAGAGATATTCTTGAAATACAAAGAGCAAATAGGAGAGACATGTATAATTTCAAGTATAAGAAACCAGAATCATTTGTTCCAAGATATTTAAGAAGAGAAGTAAGTGAAAGGATATCGTCATCTGGAGAGATAATATCGCCTTTAAAGATTGAAGAATTAAAAATAGTGGTTAACGATCTTGTAAAAAAAGGTGTGGAATCTATTGCTGTCTCCCTCATAAACTCATATGTTAATTCTGCTCATGAATTAAAAGTAAAGGAATTATTAAAGGAAATTCTAGGGGATAGCGTTTTCATCAGTCTCTCGCATGAGATTACTAGAGAATGGGGAGAATATGAGAGAACAAATACAGTAGTGCTGAACGCCTATATTAAACCTAAGATGAACAACTATTTGAGAAAGCTAAAAAAAGAGATAGATAAAAGAGGATTTAAAGGGAAATATTACGCTATGCTCTCGAACGGTGGGATGGCCACATTTGATTTCACTATGGACTTTCCTATCACCACATTAGAATCCGGTCCAGTGGCAGGTATAATAGGGGCTATCGCAATAGGCGAGTTGGCTCATGAGAAAAACATCATAGGATTAGATGGGGGAAGTACTACTACTAAGGCCAGCCTCGTAGAGAACTTAATGCCTAATATTATAACTGATTATTATATTGAAAGGAATCCATATTCACCAGGCTATCCTGTAAAAGTTCCTACAATAGATATTGTAGAGGTAGGAAATGGGGGTACCAGTATTGCATGGATCGACGAGATAGATAATCTCAAAGTAGGACCAAGGGCAGCTGGTTCATATCCTGGACCAGCTGCATATGGTAGAGGAGCAACTGAGCCGACTGTCACCGATGCATATATTCTCTCTGGGCTACTCAATCCTAATGAGCTATTAGGAGGAAAATTGAAAGTGAGAAGAGACCTAGCAGAGAAAGCCATAAAAAGGATAGCAGATCACTATAAAATCTCTGTTGATGAAGCAGCTGAAGGCATAGTAAGATTAGCGAATAATAACGCGGTAAATGTAATAAGATTAGTTTCTGTTCAAAGAGGATATGACCCTAGAGACTTTGTTCTAATTGCATATGGAGGTTCTGGACCAATGTTTGCTCCTTTCATAGCTGAAGAATTAGACTTAAAGAAAGTTATAGTACCTTTTGTACCACCTGGTGTGTTTTCTGCTTGGGGAATGCTAGTAGCCGATATTAGGCATGACTTAGTTAAAACTGAATTGGTTAGGATAGACAAGGAAGATGCCATCAATAAAATTAATAGTGTATTTGATGAATTGGAGAAAAAGATTTTGCAATTCTTTGCCTCAGAGGGATTTAATGCAAATGATGTCATGATATTTAGAGAAGCAGAAATGAGATATTATGGGCAATCACATACAGTCAAGGTTAACGTTATGAACGGAGAATTAAGAGATAAAGAGATTGGTGAAATAATAAATAAATTCCACTTGCAACATGAGGCGACCTACTCCTTTAAATCGGCTAGTCCTATAGAAATCGTTAACTTCCGTGTATATGGAATAATTAGAGCAAAAAAGGTACCATTATTAAAGCGTAAACTAAACGGTAATAGTATTAAGGAAAGTACTAGAAACGTATTCATAAATGGCAAATACGAGGAGTTTAAAGTCTACGATAAGTCTACATTGTCTACAGACTGTAAAGTTCATGGTCCTGCTATATTAGAAGATCCAACATCAACGATAATAATACTTAAGGGACAAAGAGGGGAAATAGACGATTATGGTAATGTAATAATTACGAGGTGA